A single Marinitoga aeolica DNA region contains:
- a CDS encoding vWA domain-containing protein → MEDIIEKAWIELGKESIFYNYLKMYFDNIPTENVRTIKLTISKSGRFKILYNPRRLKARGVIFAKAILKHEIFHIIHGHIFIKAKDKKDRKIWNLAMDAAINQQIKELDAFSVPLDVLLDEGCGTDNENMFVGPPMNYINKTAEEYYKWILEFYEKSNKADLELIEENRVDSHDDFGNFEMMEEIVTDLVSEVISEAYEKSKGDLPSGLEIPISLLISKSQKNWKDLVRRFFGNSIVIEKYRTPLRPNRRYDNQPGWRSLFGPKIAIIIDTSGSIIEEEYSAFFSEIEKIAKIYDSRIYIVQIDNSIQNILRYGQGDWKNIEIKGKGNTDLEPAIEYLEENIRPEGVIIFTDGYVDLPVVKRRVLFVLSKNYNNEFKTSAEEVYGKNSTIVL, encoded by the coding sequence ATGGAGGATATAATTGAAAAAGCGTGGATAGAATTGGGTAAAGAAAGTATATTTTATAATTACTTAAAAATGTATTTTGATAATATCCCTACAGAGAATGTAAGAACTATAAAACTTACAATATCAAAATCAGGACGTTTTAAAATATTATACAATCCGAGAAGATTAAAAGCACGAGGAGTTATTTTTGCTAAAGCAATATTAAAACATGAGATTTTTCATATTATTCATGGCCATATTTTTATAAAAGCAAAAGATAAAAAAGATAGAAAAATATGGAATCTTGCGATGGATGCAGCAATTAATCAGCAAATTAAGGAATTAGATGCATTTTCCGTCCCACTTGATGTACTACTTGATGAAGGATGTGGCACTGATAATGAAAATATGTTTGTTGGACCTCCAATGAATTATATAAATAAAACAGCTGAAGAATACTATAAATGGATATTAGAATTTTATGAAAAATCAAATAAAGCAGATCTTGAATTAATTGAGGAAAACAGAGTTGATTCACATGATGATTTTGGTAATTTTGAAATGATGGAGGAAATAGTTACAGACCTTGTCAGTGAGGTTATAAGTGAAGCTTATGAAAAGTCTAAAGGTGATCTTCCATCAGGTCTTGAAATTCCGATTTCATTGCTAATATCAAAGTCTCAAAAAAATTGGAAGGATCTAGTAAGAAGATTTTTTGGTAATTCGATAGTTATTGAAAAGTATAGGACACCGTTGAGACCAAATAGAAGATATGATAATCAACCTGGATGGAGAAGTTTGTTTGGACCAAAAATTGCAATAATAATTGATACAAGTGGTTCGATAATAGAAGAAGAATATTCTGCATTTTTTTCTGAAATTGAAAAAATTGCAAAAATATATGATTCAAGGATTTATATTGTTCAAATAGATAATAGCATTCAAAATATTTTAAGATATGGACAAGGAGATTGGAAGAATATAGAAATTAAAGGAAAAGGAAATACAGATTTGGAACCAGCCATAGAGTATTTAGAAGAAAATATCAGACCAGAAGGAGTAATAATATTTACTGATGGAT
- a CDS encoding MFS transporter, whose protein sequence is MEKLSTTLKLSIFEGMFFNAFFVATQTFIIISIALYFNANPFQISIVSSFPVFSQMFQIFTPFWYKLFKGRKNSLIVVAIIGRGALVLLPFAVLFDLNNSWIFVSIMIVYAFFGTFISNIWTSAMRELVPFEKRGKYFGLRNVFASAVGILATFLYAQFLDFPDKKMGILLVSSLAAMFSVITIILFVFHKIPEITEFVPKISLKKPFYDEKFQTFLIFVGIWTFAIELTRPYFSYFQLAILGVNTRFLGNISVVSGLITLGLYPFYGRLSDKYGNKNILMIGISLATIAPLLYFVMTDSNFRSLILLDGIFSAFAWSAINLTFFNLLLETVSEPAENYIGSYALVSGITAIIASNIGGFFGNILKDKTFYILGDKYHGIQFLILAGFLLRIYALLHLTSVEAYEKPIRYKSWLLSNPSLFKRREVHLPVYLKILKPRRRKMEARNVNRN, encoded by the coding sequence GTGGAAAAGTTGAGTACAACATTAAAATTATCAATATTTGAAGGAATGTTTTTTAACGCTTTTTTTGTGGCAACACAGACTTTTATAATAATTTCTATTGCATTGTATTTTAATGCAAATCCATTTCAAATATCTATTGTTTCTTCTTTTCCTGTATTTTCGCAAATGTTTCAAATTTTTACACCTTTTTGGTATAAATTATTTAAAGGAAGGAAAAATAGTCTTATTGTTGTAGCAATTATTGGAAGAGGAGCTTTAGTTTTATTGCCTTTTGCAGTTTTATTTGATTTAAATAATTCATGGATATTTGTATCAATAATGATAGTATATGCATTCTTTGGAACATTTATAAGTAATATATGGACATCAGCCATGAGAGAATTGGTTCCATTTGAAAAAAGAGGTAAATATTTTGGTTTGAGGAATGTATTTGCATCTGCGGTTGGGATATTGGCTACATTTTTATATGCTCAATTTCTGGATTTTCCAGATAAAAAAATGGGCATATTGCTAGTTTCATCTTTAGCGGCAATGTTTTCTGTTATTACAATAATTCTTTTTGTTTTTCATAAAATTCCAGAAATTACAGAATTTGTACCTAAAATAAGTTTAAAAAAACCATTTTATGACGAAAAATTTCAAACATTTTTAATATTTGTTGGTATATGGACCTTTGCTATAGAATTGACAAGACCATATTTTTCTTATTTTCAATTAGCAATTTTAGGGGTGAATACTAGATTTTTGGGTAATATAAGTGTAGTTTCTGGTTTAATTACATTAGGATTATACCCATTTTATGGCAGATTAAGTGATAAATATGGAAATAAAAATATTCTAATGATAGGAATTTCATTAGCAACAATAGCTCCATTGCTATATTTTGTAATGACAGATTCCAATTTTAGAAGTTTAATATTATTGGATGGTATATTTTCAGCTTTTGCGTGGTCTGCAATAAATCTCACTTTTTTTAATTTGTTGCTTGAAACAGTTTCTGAACCAGCAGAAAATTATATAGGATCATATGCCTTAGTTTCAGGAATAACAGCAATAATAGCTTCAAATATTGGAGGTTTTTTTGGGAATATATTAAAAGATAAAACATTTTATATATTAGGTGATAAATATCATGGAATACAATTTTTAATATTAGCTGGTTTTTTATTACGAATATATGCATTATTGCATTTAACAAGTGTTGAAGCATATGAAAAGCCAATTAGATATAAGAGCTGGTTATTGTCAAATCCATCGTTATTTAAAAGAAGGGAAGTTCATTTGCCGGTCTATTTGAAAATATTAAAACCCAGAAGAAGAAAAATGGAGGCAAGAAATGTCAATAGAAATTGA
- the pulA gene encoding type I pullulanase, translating to MKKKSLLVLILLIISTILLSAFPSYSVGKTAEDFGGKTVLILHYHRFDGNYNGWNLWVWPHKPQSLEGHAYQFTGKDAFGPYAIITFDEKYTELGYIVRLNEWQAKDVSKDRFIKIPKNGIAEIWVITSVEEPYTDPNNIDISPRILSAIMDSSTEIKVSLTTPFDTKNWKGKVDVFADNKKLEIKNVEKLDPTDISKTTKIKIILNSPFKDVDKIVKISISGYVENTAIMRNILNDFYYSGDDLGITYKKDSITFKVWSPVSKTAEVLLYKNYTSTTPDKIYKMEKSKDGVWSSTIKGNFKGWFYKYKFYSYGKYRETVDPYSIAVSVNSEKSAIIDLKDTNPENWNNDIKPPFINPEDAIIYEIHVKDFTINKNSGVEDKYRGKYLGLVQENTTGPNGVKTGLSHLKELGVTHVHIMPIQDIYFIDETKFKEQYGWGYDPKLYNVPDGFYSINPFDPNSRIKEVKEMIKKFHKNGIRVILDVVYNHTAVVGEGSAFDQTVPYYYYRTDDTGHYTNGSGVGNEIATERPMVRKFIVDSVKYWVKEYHVDGFRFDLMGLIDKETMNEITKELHKIDPSILLYGEPWTGGGKLLFGKGDQKNMHIAMFNDDFRNAIRGSVFNAKVKGFGLGSLGKEIKIKRGVVGSIEYNSRIRLWASDPEETINYVSNHDNHTLWDKNALALGYKPWEGKIPQNIEEKLKKAQKFSNAIILTSQGIAFLHGGVDFARTKMGNDNPYNKETPNVFDWSRKEKYYDIFEYYKGLIELRKSHPAFRMTNADMIKSHLEFLETPKKRMVAFIIKGYANNDSWKNILVIYNANSSKVTFNLPDGTWNIVVNDKSAGTKIIKTTENKIILEPLSAYVLYQQ from the coding sequence ATGAAAAAGAAAAGTTTATTAGTTTTAATTTTATTAATTATTTCCACTATTCTTTTGTCCGCTTTTCCATCTTACAGTGTAGGGAAAACAGCTGAGGATTTTGGAGGAAAAACTGTTTTGATTTTACATTATCATAGGTTTGATGGAAATTATAACGGTTGGAATTTATGGGTTTGGCCACATAAACCACAATCATTAGAAGGACATGCTTATCAATTCACTGGGAAAGATGCATTTGGCCCTTATGCCATCATTACTTTTGATGAAAAATATACAGAACTGGGATATATTGTAAGATTAAATGAATGGCAGGCAAAGGATGTATCAAAAGATAGATTTATAAAAATTCCAAAAAATGGAATTGCAGAAATTTGGGTAATTACAAGCGTTGAAGAACCATATACAGATCCTAATAATATCGATATAAGTCCAAGAATCCTAAGTGCTATTATGGATTCTTCTACAGAAATAAAGGTAAGTTTAACCACTCCTTTTGACACTAAAAATTGGAAAGGGAAGGTTGATGTTTTTGCTGATAATAAAAAATTAGAAATTAAAAATGTCGAAAAATTAGATCCTACAGACATTTCAAAAACAACTAAAATTAAAATTATTCTTAATTCACCTTTTAAAGATGTTGATAAAATCGTAAAAATTAGCATTTCTGGTTATGTAGAAAATACCGCTATTATGAGAAACATTTTAAATGATTTTTATTATAGCGGAGATGACTTAGGAATCACTTATAAAAAAGATTCTATCACATTTAAAGTATGGTCTCCTGTTTCAAAAACTGCTGAAGTATTATTGTATAAAAATTATACTTCAACAACTCCAGATAAAATATATAAAATGGAAAAATCTAAAGATGGGGTATGGAGTTCAACTATTAAAGGCAATTTTAAAGGCTGGTTTTATAAATACAAATTTTATTCATATGGTAAATATAGAGAAACTGTAGATCCTTATTCTATAGCTGTTTCTGTTAATTCTGAAAAATCTGCTATTATTGATTTAAAAGATACAAATCCAGAAAATTGGAATAATGATATAAAACCTCCTTTCATAAATCCAGAAGATGCTATTATTTATGAAATTCATGTAAAAGATTTTACAATTAATAAAAATTCTGGCGTTGAAGATAAATATAGAGGAAAATATCTTGGTTTAGTCCAGGAAAATACTACAGGTCCTAATGGAGTAAAAACAGGACTTTCACATTTAAAAGAATTAGGAGTAACTCATGTTCATATTATGCCTATTCAAGATATTTATTTTATAGATGAAACAAAATTTAAAGAGCAATATGGATGGGGATATGATCCAAAATTATATAATGTACCAGATGGTTTTTACTCTATTAATCCTTTTGATCCAAATTCAAGAATTAAAGAAGTAAAGGAAATGATAAAAAAGTTCCACAAAAACGGTATTAGAGTTATTCTTGATGTTGTATATAATCATACTGCCGTTGTAGGTGAAGGATCTGCTTTTGATCAAACAGTGCCTTATTATTATTATAGAACTGATGATACCGGACATTATACAAACGGCTCAGGTGTTGGAAATGAGATTGCTACAGAAAGACCAATGGTTAGAAAATTTATTGTAGATTCAGTAAAATATTGGGTAAAAGAATATCACGTTGATGGATTTAGATTCGATTTAATGGGATTGATAGATAAAGAAACAATGAATGAAATTACCAAAGAACTTCATAAAATAGACCCATCAATATTATTATATGGTGAACCTTGGACTGGTGGAGGAAAATTATTATTTGGTAAAGGTGACCAAAAAAATATGCATATCGCTATGTTTAATGATGATTTCAGAAATGCAATTAGAGGTAGTGTTTTTAATGCTAAAGTAAAAGGGTTTGGATTGGGTTCTTTAGGTAAGGAAATTAAAATAAAAAGAGGAGTGGTTGGATCTATTGAATATAATTCAAGAATAAGACTCTGGGCAAGCGATCCAGAAGAAACTATAAACTATGTTTCAAATCATGATAATCATACTTTATGGGACAAAAATGCTTTAGCTTTAGGCTATAAGCCATGGGAAGGGAAAATACCTCAAAACATCGAAGAAAAATTGAAGAAAGCTCAGAAATTTTCAAATGCTATTATTTTAACCTCTCAAGGAATCGCATTTTTACATGGTGGTGTTGATTTTGCAAGAACAAAAATGGGAAATGATAATCCGTATAACAAAGAAACTCCTAATGTTTTTGACTGGTCTAGAAAAGAGAAATATTATGATATTTTTGAATATTATAAAGGATTAATTGAATTAAGAAAATCCCATCCTGCATTTAGAATGACAAATGCTGACATGATAAAATCTCATTTAGAATTTTTAGAAACTCCGAAAAAAAGAATGGTTGCTTTTATTATTAAAGGATATGCAAACAATGATTCATGGAAAAATATTCTCGTTATATATAATGCAAATTCTTCAAAAGTTACTTTTAACTTACCTGATGGTACATGGAATATTGTTGTCAATGATAAAAGTGCTGGAACAAAAATAATAAAAACTACTGAAAATAAAATAATTTTAGAACCATTAAGTGCCTATGTTTTGTATCAACAATAA
- a CDS encoding nucleoside kinase, which produces MRYELKLNDEIIYVEKGKRYIDVIKEIQKTHSLPILAVKHNNNIKELNKYIEDSGNVEIIDTSTLDGFRIYQRGVLYLLYMALKDLYPEDKLYVHHSIGNGLYCELRNGKPSQKKLENLKKKMLEYVERDLPFEKSTVSKFRAIKMFENVDLQDKSDLFKYRKKDKVNIYICDKYFNYFYGYMPPSTGYICKFDLKDVDDGFVVLHPTPQVPDKVPEYKHYPKLSFTFNEYKEWLKILEVSTVGELNELITKGPNEVIELIRVSEALHEKKYAQIADEIIKRKNVKIVLIAGPSSSGKTTSAKRLALQLKVNGLKPIPISLDDYFVDREKTPKDENGNYDFESIYALNLELFNTHLQKLLKGEEIELPKFDFVHGKSLKSGKKIKIDDNQILIIEGIHGLNEILTESIPKEFKYKIYVSALTQMNLDAMNRITTTDTRLIRRIVRDFKFRGHSALATLKMWPNVRKGEDRNIFPYQEEADVMFNSNLIYELSVLKIFAEPLLLSVTNENKEYSEAKRLLKFLDYFLPITELEEIPRKSIIREFIGRSTFKY; this is translated from the coding sequence ATGAGATACGAATTGAAATTAAATGATGAAATTATATATGTAGAAAAAGGGAAAAGATATATAGACGTTATAAAAGAGATTCAAAAAACACATTCTCTCCCCATATTAGCAGTTAAGCATAATAATAATATTAAAGAATTAAATAAGTATATTGAAGATTCAGGAAATGTGGAAATAATTGATACTTCTACGTTAGATGGATTTAGAATTTATCAAAGAGGTGTATTATATTTATTATATATGGCTTTAAAAGATTTATATCCAGAGGATAAATTATATGTTCATCATTCTATAGGAAATGGCCTTTATTGTGAATTAAGAAATGGAAAACCTTCACAAAAAAAACTTGAAAATTTAAAGAAGAAAATGTTAGAATATGTAGAAAGAGATTTACCTTTTGAAAAATCAACCGTGAGTAAGTTTAGAGCAATAAAAATGTTTGAAAATGTAGATTTACAGGATAAATCTGATTTATTCAAATACAGAAAAAAAGATAAGGTTAATATATATATATGTGATAAATATTTTAATTACTTTTACGGTTATATGCCTCCGTCCACTGGCTATATATGCAAATTTGATTTAAAAGATGTAGACGACGGTTTTGTAGTATTGCATCCCACTCCACAGGTCCCTGATAAGGTACCAGAATACAAACATTACCCAAAACTTTCTTTTACTTTTAATGAATATAAAGAATGGTTAAAAATATTAGAAGTTAGTACAGTAGGAGAATTGAACGAATTAATTACTAAAGGGCCAAATGAAGTTATAGAATTAATAAGGGTATCAGAGGCTTTGCATGAAAAGAAATATGCCCAAATTGCTGATGAAATTATCAAAAGAAAAAATGTTAAAATAGTATTGATTGCTGGGCCATCATCTTCTGGAAAAACAACATCTGCAAAAAGATTAGCTCTTCAATTAAAGGTAAACGGCTTAAAACCTATACCTATTTCTTTAGATGATTATTTTGTTGATAGAGAAAAAACACCAAAAGACGAAAATGGAAATTATGATTTTGAATCAATATATGCTTTAAATTTAGAACTTTTCAATACTCATTTACAAAAGTTATTAAAAGGTGAGGAAATTGAACTTCCAAAATTCGATTTTGTACATGGCAAAAGTTTAAAAAGCGGTAAAAAGATAAAAATTGATGATAATCAAATATTAATAATTGAAGGAATTCATGGCTTAAACGAAATATTAACTGAAAGCATTCCAAAAGAATTTAAATATAAAATCTATGTTAGCGCCTTAACTCAAATGAATCTTGATGCTATGAATAGAATTACAACAACCGATACAAGACTAATAAGAAGAATCGTAAGAGATTTCAAATTCAGAGGACATTCTGCACTTGCAACACTAAAAATGTGGCCTAATGTTCGTAAAGGAGAAGATAGAAATATATTTCCTTATCAGGAAGAAGCAGATGTTATGTTTAACTCAAATTTAATTTATGAACTTTCGGTACTAAAGATATTTGCTGAACCATTATTATTATCTGTCACAAATGAAAACAAAGAATATTCTGAAGCAAAAAGATTATTAAAATTTCTTGATTATTTCTTACCAATAACAGAATTAGAAGAAATTCCAAGAAAATCAATTATTAGAGAATTTATCGGAAGAAGCACTTTTAAATATTAA
- a CDS encoding S41 family peptidase — MNKRLKNIVVVLLIIFSFVLLWANTNNQKDVEKLYLEKFQNPIYTLLYYINNIYYEKDKVDYDKVLDSTLNGLVEGLNDPFAWYLDSQQVTESKIEESGEYGGLGILVSYDSKLKAVRIISPMIGTPAYEAGLQADDLIISVDGSPVSEIGYIGAVNKMRGKPGSTVQIEVFRDGWDEPKKITLVREKIETVTAKYKVFNSDNYKIGYIKLTNFGEKSASEMQKALKAIEKENVNGIILDLRNNPGGFLNVAIDIASMFIKDKTIVTVRYFDGSQEVIKPKTYEHFDFLDKLPIVLLVNKSSASASEILTGALKDNKIATVIGKTTYGKAAVQRPIPLDNGGEVWLPIGHYFTPAGHDIHLKGIKPDIVVENPKKEIKNVEQMEAKNTTTFEAVIDLENDLQLLKAIEVLKMGGK, encoded by the coding sequence TTGAACAAAAGGCTAAAGAATATCGTTGTAGTATTACTCATTATTTTTTCATTTGTATTATTGTGGGCAAATACTAATAATCAAAAAGACGTTGAAAAACTATATTTAGAAAAATTTCAAAACCCTATTTACACACTTCTTTATTATATCAATAATATTTATTACGAAAAAGATAAAGTCGATTATGATAAAGTCCTTGACTCTACTTTAAACGGTTTAGTTGAGGGATTAAATGATCCGTTTGCATGGTATTTAGACTCTCAACAGGTAACTGAAAGTAAAATAGAAGAATCAGGTGAATATGGAGGTTTAGGAATATTAGTAAGTTATGATTCAAAACTTAAAGCTGTCAGAATAATTAGTCCTATGATTGGAACTCCTGCATATGAAGCTGGTCTGCAAGCTGATGATTTAATCATAAGTGTTGATGGATCTCCTGTATCAGAAATTGGTTATATTGGAGCGGTAAATAAGATGCGCGGGAAACCTGGTTCAACTGTACAAATTGAAGTTTTTAGAGATGGTTGGGATGAACCTAAGAAAATAACGCTTGTAAGGGAAAAAATAGAAACTGTTACTGCAAAATATAAAGTTTTTAATAGTGATAATTATAAGATAGGATATATAAAACTTACAAATTTCGGAGAAAAAAGCGCTTCTGAAATGCAAAAAGCATTAAAGGCTATTGAAAAAGAAAATGTTAATGGAATTATTCTGGACCTTAGAAATAACCCTGGTGGATTTTTAAACGTTGCTATTGATATCGCAAGTATGTTTATAAAAGATAAAACAATAGTTACTGTAAGATATTTTGATGGATCCCAAGAAGTTATAAAACCTAAAACATATGAACATTTTGATTTTTTAGATAAATTACCAATTGTACTTTTAGTAAATAAATCTTCAGCTTCAGCATCTGAAATTTTAACTGGTGCATTAAAGGATAATAAGATAGCTACTGTAATAGGAAAAACCACATATGGTAAAGCTGCAGTTCAAAGACCTATTCCTTTGGATAATGGTGGAGAGGTTTGGTTACCTATAGGACACTATTTTACACCTGCTGGCCATGATATCCACTTGAAAGGAATAAAACCTGATATTGTTGTAGAAAATCCAAAAAAAGAAATTAAGAATGTTGAACAAATGGAAGCTAAAAACACGACAACTTTTGAAGCAGTTATTGATTTAGAAAATGATTTACAATTATTAAAAGCTATTGAAGTTTTGAAGATGGGAGGAAAATAA
- a CDS encoding efflux RND transporter permease subunit codes for MKKRYLIISEFLTKNYKWLLILFFILSFGIIYNLKNLKINSDLLELLPKDDPIAISYKKELAQQSESEVMIVAFYINNNIDHKKLALDFYTRMKALPEFKDLAKTDVSLLLSYGFLNVSNSRLIDELMNNIKDTFNAFSDINPYDFKSFEYINDTIYLLDKLNKNFESSKETDPMLGYYTLSPDKKIMVMGVTFKEPTSNLAFVNKIIPKVKRVLASINQDYSIKTGLTGAYIYSYEANKTVSFDFSITTYLSIILIIIIFYITFGNIITTILVFVSLLISVGVTLGLSTIVFKEFNILTSFVAAITLGLGIDYGIHITSRLITEFKERKNYIEALAITYETVLIPVIFGVLTTIFVFLSLIFMKLPAFTQMALISSIGLFVFAIIMIFITPITFYPFRNIILKTYRENKINIWFQKLGRWIPKRRKFILTFLSFFVIVFSIFGIINFSNFSYTPPGLAPTNAESTKVFKDIANHFGTSLFNEMQFIVRIDEDSKKIIEDLKKSPYVSKVESYLDILKKQLGDFEKLKIKTKEISELVNDPFAVAVLKKYGIYSETLKIIDLATKSKNEKDFIVGITELIPENLRKNILINKDGKDYFIVYVTPSIDLNSNNGMKYFFDSLNKYLNRFLGNKKALYKLMYIIESRFYYVILFSVFMIGILTFFSRKSLKETIISIFGLIFTNLSAFGVIYFLDIKATFLTIISLPLIFGIGVDGYIHIFHAIDEDKVHYWHTLKATTLSFLTTISSFITFQLSRGELLKQFSLTMVLGISIVWAMTVLLIPSLKK; via the coding sequence ATGAAAAAAAGATATTTAATAATCTCTGAATTTCTTACAAAAAATTATAAATGGTTATTAATATTATTCTTTATATTATCTTTTGGTATTATATATAATTTAAAAAACTTAAAAATAAATTCTGATCTTTTGGAATTACTTCCAAAAGATGATCCTATTGCTATTTCATATAAAAAGGAATTAGCCCAACAATCAGAATCTGAAGTAATGATTGTTGCTTTTTATATAAACAATAACATTGATCATAAAAAATTAGCTTTGGACTTTTATACCAGAATGAAAGCTTTGCCAGAATTTAAAGATTTAGCAAAAACAGATGTTTCTTTATTATTGTCCTATGGATTTTTAAATGTTTCTAATTCAAGATTAATTGACGAATTAATGAATAATATAAAAGATACATTTAATGCTTTTTCAGATATTAATCCTTATGATTTTAAATCATTTGAATATATTAATGATACTATATATTTATTAGATAAATTAAACAAAAATTTTGAAAGTTCTAAAGAAACTGATCCTATGTTGGGTTACTACACTTTATCACCAGATAAAAAAATTATGGTAATGGGGGTTACATTTAAAGAGCCTACTTCAAATCTTGCTTTTGTAAATAAAATTATACCTAAAGTAAAAAGAGTCTTAGCCTCTATAAATCAAGACTATTCTATAAAAACAGGGCTAACTGGAGCTTACATATATTCATATGAAGCTAATAAAACTGTTTCTTTTGATTTTTCCATTACCACATATTTATCTATTATATTGATTATTATTATTTTCTACATCACATTTGGAAATATAATTACTACAATTTTGGTTTTTGTTAGTTTATTAATTTCTGTAGGGGTTACTTTAGGATTATCTACCATCGTATTTAAAGAATTTAACATATTAACTTCTTTTGTTGCAGCTATAACATTAGGTTTGGGTATAGATTATGGAATTCACATTACAAGTCGTTTGATCACGGAATTTAAAGAAAGAAAAAATTACATTGAAGCATTAGCTATAACCTATGAAACAGTATTGATACCCGTTATTTTCGGTGTACTAACAACAATATTTGTATTTTTATCTTTAATATTCATGAAATTACCTGCATTTACACAAATGGCTTTAATTAGTAGTATTGGATTATTTGTTTTTGCAATAATAATGATATTTATTACGCCTATTACATTTTATCCATTTAGAAATATTATTCTTAAAACATATAGGGAAAATAAAATTAATATCTGGTTTCAAAAACTCGGGAGATGGATTCCTAAACGTAGAAAATTTATTTTAACCTTTCTTTCATTTTTTGTTATCGTTTTTTCTATATTTGGTATAATTAATTTTTCTAATTTTTCATATACTCCTCCCGGACTTGCTCCAACAAATGCGGAAAGTACAAAAGTTTTCAAAGATATTGCAAACCATTTTGGTACATCTTTATTCAATGAGATGCAATTTATTGTTAGAATAGATGAAGATTCAAAAAAAATAATCGAGGATTTAAAAAAATCTCCATATGTCTCTAAAGTGGAAAGTTATTTGGATATATTGAAAAAGCAATTAGGGGATTTCGAAAAACTAAAGATTAAAACTAAGGAAATATCTGAATTAGTAAATGACCCGTTTGCTGTTGCAGTTTTAAAAAAGTATGGAATTTATTCAGAAACTTTGAAAATTATAGACTTAGCTACCAAATCAAAAAACGAAAAAGATTTTATAGTAGGAATAACCGAATTAATACCTGAAAATTTAAGAAAAAACATTTTAATTAATAAAGATGGTAAGGATTATTTTATTGTATATGTCACCCCTTCTATTGATTTAAATTCAAATAATGGTATGAAATATTTTTTTGACTCTTTGAATAAATATTTGAATCGTTTTTTAGGTAATAAAAAAGCATTATATAAATTGATGTATATTATTGAAAGCAGATTTTATTATGTAATATTATTTTCAGTATTTATGATAGGTATACTCACATTTTTTTCAAGAAAGTCGCTTAAAGAAACTATAATATCTATATTTGGATTAATATTCACAAATTTATCAGCTTTTGGAGTTATTTACTTTCTTGACATTAAAGCAACATTTTTAACGATAATTTCACTCCCCTTAATATTTGGAATAGGGGTTGATGGTTATATACATATTTTCCATGCTATTGACGAAGATAAGGTTCATTACTGGCATACATTAAAAGCCACTACATTATCTTTTTTAACCACAATATCATCTTTCATTACTTTTCAGTTATCGCGTGGAGAATTACTCAAACAGTTCAGTTTAACTATGGTTCTGGGAATTTCTATAGTATGGGCTATGACAGTTTTACTTATTCCATCATTGAAAAAATGA
- a CDS encoding (Fe-S)-binding protein yields the protein MSIVINAVILLAILGFSAGAFLAFAEKKFEVKEDVRVVFAENLLPGINCGACGYPGCSGFAKGFVNGEVKADGCLPGKRQGVPEKLTKLSKMSDDELNKIWEEIGEDPDKIKEKF from the coding sequence ATGTCTATAGTTATAAATGCAGTAATATTACTTGCAATATTAGGTTTTTCAGCTGGAGCTTTTTTAGCTTTTGCGGAAAAGAAATTTGAAGTAAAAGAAGATGTTAGAGTAGTTTTTGCAGAAAACTTGCTACCTGGGATAAATTGTGGAGCTTGTGGATATCCTGGATGTTCAGGATTTGCAAAAGGTTTTGTTAATGGGGAAGTAAAAGCAGATGGATGTTTACCTGGAAAAAGGCAAGGAGTACCTGAAAAATTGACAAAGTTATCAAAAATGTCAGATGATGAATTAAATAAAATCTGGGAAGAAATTGGAGAAGATCCAGATAAAATAAAAGAGAAATTTTAA